From Bacillus marinisedimentorum:
GGCTCGCCATCAGCGAGTTTTTTTTATGGCTTTAAAGGACATGCCTCCTTTTAAAAGCTGCTATGTATGTTTTTCCAGGTTTCCCATAAAATAAGATGGTTCATTACGACTTCTTTAGAAGAACGTTGTACAGAGGAGGTAAGTGGATGAAGATATCCGAACTGTTATCGGCCGAGACGATTAAGCTTGAGCTTGAGGCGGATAACAAGAGTGGGGTAATCGACGAGCTTGCCGGGGTGCTGGATAAGTCAGGCATGCTCACGAACCCGGAAGCATTCGTAGAGGCAATTTGGGAACGGGAAAAAGAGAGTACGACAGGAATAGGTGAAGGCATTGCCATTCCACATGCGAAAACGGCCGCTGTGAAAAAGCCTGCCATAGCGTTCGGGCGGTCCAGGGAGGGTGTCGATTTTGATTCCCTGGATCGCAAGCCAGCACGGTTGTTTTTCATGATAGCAGCTGCTGAAGGGGCAAACAGGGACCACCTGGAGGCGCTGTCACGGCTTTCGAAAATGCTTCTGGATGATACTTTCAAAGAAGCTTTAATGAAAGCTGTAACTCCCGAAGAGGTTTTGAAGGCGATTGATTTATGGGAGGATGCCCGAACGGAACAGGATAGGGAAAAAGGCAGACAGGCAGACAATGACGGTTCAGAAACCGGACAAGCCGGGCGGAAGCTCAAGCTGCTTGCCGTCACATCATGCCCGAACGGCATCGCGCACACCTATATGGCTGCAGAGAATCTGGAAAAAGCAGCGGAACAGATGAATGTGGAAATGAAAGTAGAGACACAGGGGTCAATTGGCGTGGAAAATGAATTGACCCCTGAAGATATCAAGGAAGCCGACGGTATCATCATTGCAGCGGACAAAGCAGTCGACAAATCGAGATTCGCCGGCATAAAGCTGGTTGAAACAGGCGTGCAGGACGGCATAAACAAGCCTGAAGAGCTTATCAGGAGATTCGAAGAGGGTGATGTCAGTGAGTACGAAGGAGTGAAGTCGGCCGGAGAGCTGAAGGAAGAAAGAAAGCAAGGGCAAAATCCGGTATACCGCCACTTGATGAACGGTGTTTCCTATATGATTCCATTCGTTGTGGTCGGTGGGCTGCTGATTGCGCTGTCACTGGCGATCGGCGGAGAACCTACTCCGGAAGGCCTGCAAATTCCGGAAGGATCCTTTTGGAATAAAGTCCTGGCGGTTGGCGGAGCTTCGTTTTCATTCATGGTGCCGATCTTGGCCGGGTTCATCTCGATGAGTATCGCGGACCGGCCTGGTCTTGCGCCGGGGATAGTCGGCGGTCATATTGCCGCAAACGGAAGCTTCTATGACAGTGAGGCAGGGGCCGGATTCCTTGGCGGAATTGTAGCAGGTTTCATTGCCGGATATGTGGCGAGATGGATTAAGAGGTGGAAAGTACCTAAAATGATTGCCCCGATTATGCCGATTCTGATTATTCCACTACTGGCATCCATCATTGTCGCGGCTGTCTTTATTTTTATAATAGGTACTCCGATTGCTGCCGTGTTCTCCGGGCTGACTGATTGGCTGGAAGGAATGCAGGGGGCAAGCAGCATCGTGCTGGCCTTGATTCTTGGAGCTATGATCGCTTTTGATATGGGCGGACCGGTCAACAAAGTGGCCTTCTTGTTTGGGGCTGCCATGATTGCGGAAGGGAACCCGAATATTATGGGTCCGATTGCAGTAGCCATTTGTGTACCGCCAATCGGAATGGGTGTTGCTACTTTGCTTAACAGGCGGAAGTATGAAAAGGCGGAGCAGGATGCCGGCAAAGCCGCCATTGCGATGGGGCTTGTCGGGATTACAGAAGGTGCAATCCCGTTTGCCGCTAAAGATCCGTTAAGGGTTATCCCGAGCATAATGATCGGGTCCATGGTCGGTGCGGTCATCGCCATGATGAGCGGGGTGACAGACCACGTTCCGCACGGTGGGCCTGTTGTCGCGGTCTTCCGGGCTGTGGAAAATGTCCCGATGTTTTTTGTAGCTATTATAGCCGGTGTCATCGTGACAGCGCTTCTGGTCAACGTGCTAAAAAAACCTATTGACGAATAGATGGCGGGAGATGAAAAAATGACAGGTGACAGGCACCTGTCGAAATTTGCGCAAACAAAAAGCCCGGCTTCCCGGGCTTTTTGTTATGGTTTGACATATATCGACGAGTGACAGGCACCGCTACTCTACTCCCAACGCCATCCGCAAATATTCCACAAACAGCTCTGACTGCTCCTTCAGCTTAATGTCCTCACTTGGCAGGATGGTATGATCAAGTGCCAGGCCGTCGATGGACGAGATAATCGATCTGGCCAGTATTTCACTGTCAAACCTGGTGCTGAATTCTCCGCTTTTTTGCCCCTGTTCAATGATATCCTTGTAAATTTTCAACCCGTTATAGTATCGTACCCTGCCATATTCGCGCCGGCGCTTATCGTTTCGGCCGGTTACGAAGAATTCCAGGTTGGAAGGAGCCATGGGGTCCATTTCGTCATCCGGACGGCCACTTTCACCAAATATGCTTCGCATTAATAAATCCCAGTATGAAGGCACTTCTTTTTTCAATAAGCCCTGCATATTTATTCCGGACTGGGTGAGTGATTCTTCAAGGATTGCTTCATATACGTCTTCTTTATTTGAAAAATATTGATACAGCCCGCCGCGGCTCACATTTGCGGCATCCATGATGTGCTTCATCGTTGTCCGTTCATAGCCGTATTCAATGAATACCTCTTTTGCCGCTTCCAATATGTTAGCTCGACGCTGTTCCTTGTGCTCCTTGCTGACTTTCGGAGACATGTTCATTCCCCCGTTCTATTTTGCTTCTGAATAAGAATACGACTAAGGACATTATCACTAAAAGGGAGGCGGTGATGATGAATGTCGGAATAATCCCTATGACCGTGGCAAGCCATCCGCCAAGTAATGGGCCGATGATGGTGGCGGTTGTTGTCACGCTGTTGATCACCCCGAACACTCTTCCTGTCATATGGACAGGTGTATCGGTTTGCACCGCTGCCTGGAACGGAATGAAGACCAGGCTGGCTGCAAAACCGGCAACAAACCCGAGAGCCGGCCCCCACATAAGTGAAAAAGGTATATCAGCAGCTGTCAATACTGCCATCATACCAAAGCTTACGCCGACCCCACAAACACCGGTAATCATCAGCAGGAGGGCGTTATACTCTGTTTTCCTGGCCAACAGCAAGCCGGCGAGAAACATGCCGAGGCCTGAACCGGTCACGAGCATACCGAACAAATCAGGAGAAGCGTCCGTTAATTGGCGGATCAGCACGATGAATTGTGAATCGGACAGCTGCAGGATCAACAGGCTGATTCCCAGCACCGTCATACCTATTAAAAAATAACGGTTTCCTTTGATGAAAGCCATCCCTTCCAAAAAATCTTCTTTAAAAGAAGACTTTTCAGTATGTTCAGCCTGCTGTGTCTGTTTCTCAAGGACATTTGCAGCCTTTGGCAATAAAAAGATGAGGAGGGAGGAAATGATGAACGTCGCCGAGTCGATGTAAAAGACGAGCTTCGTCCCGAATGAAGCAACCAGAATTCCGCTCAGCAGCGGCCCCGCGATTTTCGTGCCGGAATCGATCATGGATGTAATGGACATGGCGCTTTTCATATTTCCCTCCGCAACCACTTCTTTCAATTTACCGTTTTTTGCCGGGACAAAGACGGCGGACAGCAGCCCTGTCGCAAACAAACAGACATACACGGTGTAGATGGAACTTGCCGTTGCCAGTATGAGAATCAGGACGGCTCTTGCCAGGTCGGAAATAATCATAAGCGTTTTCCGATTTAGCCGATCAGCAATAGTTCCCGTGAAGGGGCCGAGCAGCGCCATCGGCACAGCCAGGGACAAAATGATGAAAGAAACTTCCAATGGTGTTGCATTCCATTTCAATCCGACAAGCGTAATAACCGCCACAATACTCAGCCAATCACCAAGTCCTGAAATTAACTGGGCGGCCATTAACGTCAAAAACCCTTTATTTCGTCCCAACCGTGCTTCCATATAAAATCCCTCCATTTATTAAAACGACAGTAGTGTCATTTTTATTATAACGACACCGATGTCGTTTTTTCAACCCCTTTTGGATAAAAATAAAAAAGATGCCCGGCCCAGGTCGCGATAACGTGTTATCGCAGCGTGGGTCAGGCACCATCATTGGTCTCAAGTGTTTTCAGTGAAAGCAAGTAAAGGCTTACGCCGATGCCTACGGCAAATAGAATGACCGTGACAAAGGGTTTTGATACGAGCCACATTGACAGGAAAAGTGTCAGCCATAAAAAGATAATAGAACTGACTTTGGCCTTCTTTTTTATGGCCCGGTATTTAATGTAGTTATAGATATACGGTCCAAAAATCCTGTGATTGATCAACCAGTTGTAAAGCTTTTCCGAGCTTCTAACATAAAAGTAGGCAGCCAGCAGTAAAAGCGGCGTTGTCGGCAGCACCGGCAAAACGATCCCGAGCACACCGAGTGCGAGTGACAGCGAACCTAGAAAAACAAAAAGATATCTTTTTATCGAAAAACGGAATGGTGGCTTCATTGTTACGTTCCTTTCTTGTACAAAGGTTCATGCCCATAAATTATTGAAGTGATCCGGTTTGACGTTTTGCTTTATCAGCTTTTGGACTAGAGCGCGACTCGTTGCTGCATTTCAGAACTGCCAGTAGACGCAAATCGTCCCTAAAGTTAGAGTACTTGCATGTTCCCGGAAACTCACACTTATGAACCGCCTGCCGCGGTACAATCTCTATTTAAAATGTACAATTACTCCGGTGAAGTATGAAATCTGCTATTGGTACCATTTCATCTTAGCTGTGTTCCTTCGCGTTCAGAGAATCCATACCCTCGTTTTCAACGTACAGCCAGATAGTAATAAATTATAGCATTATTTTACTATTATCGGTTGCCCTCGGCTTCTTTAATAGAGCCATATCGGGGAGGAATTTCAAAGTCAAATATGCCGGACGGACAGGATTTCACTAAAACTTTTGCATTTTAACACTATCTTTACATAATAAATCGTTCTCAAATAAGAACAAAATCTTCTCATTATTCGTCCTTTATTTTCAGTACAGGAGTATAATTAAACAAAAGGGTTGTTCTTTTTAACGAACAATTTGAAATCTGTTTCCTAAAGGAGGGAGTGCAAAAACGATGATGACGAAAGTGAACAACGATACCGGCTGAAACTGAATAAAAAGGAGGGCTCGAGGGTGAAAAAATCAACACTTCGCAAAAGATTCAAGAAGGTTATCGTTTTACTGTCAATTTTTCTCCTTACGATTATAAATGGGCTGGGAGCGACGGTATTGGCAGCAGGGGGGAACAGTGGCAGTACCGAGACGGGCGGGGAAAAAACATATACGATCACTATTCATGCTGAAGGTCTGGATAACGAAACCCAGGCACACGTTACGCTAAGCAAGAAAGCGGAGGCAGGCGAGCCGCCGGTGACCATGTCAGGGGATACAGTCAACCATCAAATTGTGTTTAAGCAAGTTCCTCCAGGCGGGTCGGCCACAATTACAGGGAGCGGCATTGCTGGATATGAAGGTCCGGTGCCATTGATAATCGAGCTGAAACAGGCACAGGGCAATTTTCAAAAATCAGGGACGCTCCTTTATAAAAAAGTGGAACGCATCGGGGTAACAGGCATCACCATAGATAAAAGTGCTGTGAGCTTGTTGAAAGGGCAGCAAGAAAAAATCACGGCCAGCATCGTGCCGGCAAATGCCTCAAACCAGGCTGTAAGCTGGACAAGCAGTGATCAGGGTGTTGCCATTGTGGATGCAAGCGGCAATGTCTCAGCGAAGGCGAGCGGTACTGCGAACGTGACGGCGGCAATTACGGATGGAAACCAGACATTCACGGCAACAGCTTCTGTCACGGTAAAGGAGATTACGGGATTTCAGCCTCTCGAGACAATCACCGCTCAAACAGGTGAAGTGATTACGCTGCCGGCTGAAGTAACTGCCGTTCTAAACGATGGTTCAACATTGCAAGTCCCGGTATCCTGGGACGGAACGAATGGTCAAGCTGTCTTTAAGGAGCCAGGGACTGAGACACTGACAGGAACTGTGACAGGAACAGCTGAAAAACCTGTGCTGACGATTGAGGTAACCGGTTCTACAGCAGTTGAAGTGAAAACGGCCGTGTTGGATGCGAACACACAGAGCCTCTTTATTGGGGAAACAAAGACCCTTTCCATCATTGAATATACACCTGAAGGGGCAAGCTTGCAGGCGCTTGTATGGAAAAGTGATGGCTCAGCCGTTTCGGTACAAAAAACGGGTGATCCTGCGGTTGTTGAGTTAACGGGTACTGCAGCGGGAAGCTCGGTTGTTACAGTCGAAAAGCTTGATGGAACACCGCTTGCAGAATGTTTAGTCACGGTTGCTGCGGATCCGGCAGTCACCGATCCGGCATATATCGTGGCGACAACTGAAGATTCTGCTGAGGCTGTCGACCAATTTGAAGATAAAGAAAGCGTGTTTATCCGCGCGTATGGAATGCCTGAAGGCACCTATCATGTAAAAGTGGAGCAGAAGGGCAGCGATCCTCTTCTCGGTGACGGCACCGTGGATATTGCTTTTAATGAACAGGGTGAGGCGATATTCAACCTTTATGATGTGACTGGGTTTGAGGAAACGGAAAATTTCTCGAAATCATACTTTGTTTACATGAGCCAGGACCCGGTCTTTCCACCTGGGGATGATGAAGACGGCATTCCGAAAACATTCCAGGATAATTTCAAAATCGGTTCGCCGATTCCAACTGGCGCTATTGGCGTTAACGTGGTAGTTGAGGAAAATGGACAAATCATCTCACTGGATCCGGAACTTAAAGGAATGGATGTCATCCTTGGGCGTGAAATCAAAGATAAAACAGCAGCAGAGACCCAATTGGAGGATTATCTGAATCCGCTTTACGATGGAACAGACGCCACCTCCAAATATTCGGATGAAGCGAAGTTGATCGGCGAGGTCCAGGCAGACGGCAGTGTCGTCTGGGGCACACCAAAGGAAGTGCTGAAAATCGGCGGGTATATCCTGTTGATCGAACTGCCGGACGGCTATACTTCTAACCTTGATCAGTTAAACCCGGATTCCGAAGACGGCGAACTGCTGAAGGAAGTCCATATTGAACGGGATACCGATATTTACCGTCAGATTGTCCTGAAAAAGACAGCAGTGGATGATGGGGATGAAGGCCCTGATGTTACACTGAGCGCTCCACAGTTGAGTGTGTATATCGGCGGAACAGCGAATCTTTCAATAATTGACTTTTTCCCGGCAGATCTTGATCTGGCAACTCTTGAGTGGGACAGTTCAAATCCGGAGATTGCTAATGTGACGGTTGGCGATGATCCGGCACTTGCCGCCATTGAAGGGCTTTCCGCCGGGTATGCTTCAATTACAGTTAAAACGACTGATGGCGAACCGCTGGCAAGTTGTTATGTCAGCGTTGGTGCAGACCCATCCGTGGTCGATCCATTCCGGATTGTTGCCACGACGGAAGATTCGGAAGAACCGGTCGACCAGTTCCTGTCGAAAGAAGATGTCTACATCAGAGGCTATAATCTTCCTGCTGGCGACTATCATGTAAAAGTGGAGCAAAGCGGAAGCAACCCACTTCTCGGTGAAGGGATGTTTACTGTAGGAGAAGGGGAAGATTTGGTAGGCTTCAATCTGTATGAAATAACAGAATTTAGAGATACGACCAATTTCTCAAAATCCTATGTCGTTTATATGAGCCAGAACTCTGACTATCCGATGGGGGATGACGAAAACGGCATTCCGAAAACATTCCAGGATAATTTTAAAATCGGTTCGCCGATCCCTACTGGCAATCTAAACGTGGATGTAGCCCAGCTAAGGGGCGGAGTCATTGGGCCGGTCGATTCAATCATAGTCGGCAAGGATGTCATTCTTGGCCGTGAGATAAAAGACAAAACCGCTATTGAAACGACCTATCAAGATTATTTGAACCCGCTTTATATTAATGAGTTGGCCACTCCGGGTATTTCGAAATATACAGATGAGGCGAAATTGATAGGCCACATCCAGGCGGGCGGCAGCGTCAAATGGGATCCTCCGAAAGAAGTGCTGAAAATCGGCGGCTATATCCTATTGGTCGAGTTGCCGGATGGGTTCATATCCAATCTGGATATGCTGAATCCGGACAGCGATGATGGGGAGCTATTGAAAGAAATCCATATCACGCGGAATTCAGTCATTGAGCGGGAGATTATCATTCAAAACATTTCATATACAGGTCCTGGAGATTCACCAGTGGAGGAAAATCCGGATGAGGGGGACAGCGGCGGAGTGCCGATAGAAGAAGGGGAAGATAACGACGATGGTGATGAACCCCAGGTTGATGGAGATTCTGAGGGAGATGACGGAGGTGTACCGGGAGACGGATCAGCCGGCGATCCATCAGCGCCTCCTTCCGAAGGCGGAACAGATCAGCCAGGACCTCCCGATGCAGCACCTGGAGACGGACAGGGCGGAACTGAACAGCCTAAAAAGAAAACAGTCATCACGAAGCCTGTTGTGAAAGATGGAAAGGCAGCCATCCCTGATGCGGCTGTTGAGTCGCTGGCAGACAAAGGGAATATCCACGTTGATGTAAAGGATACCGGGAAAGATCCTGTAATTAATGTTGTATTGACCGAAAAACAAGTACGCTTATTGAAAGCTAAACAGGCAGCTGTCACGATTGCAAGAGGCGGCCTCAACATTAAAGTTCCTTCTTCTATTTTGGGTGATGAGGAAGATGTAATTATCATCATTAAACGGCTGCAGGATATTCCCGAAGCCCTGAGCGAGGTATACGATATCACAATTAAGCAGGGGAACAAAACCATCAGTCAATTTGATGAAGGAATCTTGTTGACATTTACCGTAAACACACGAACAAACAGTAATCCAGAGCAAGGAAAAATCTTTTATTTGAATGAAGAAACGAACAAATGGGAGCTTATTGGCGGAGAGTACCATGAGGGTAAAGTATCAGGCTACACCAGGCATCTCAGCACGTTCACAGTATTAGGAAACAGCGAAGATGAAGAAGGGCAAACGCCAAATCCTTTTAACCTGGTATCTGCTTCAACCAATGGAACAAATGTACAGCTTCTTCCAAATACGGCGGGAAACAGATATGACTTGCTCCTGGTCGGTTTCACTCTTGCAGCATTTGGACTTGCACTATTCCTTCTGAACTCGAGGAACAAAGCGAGAGTGCGCACAAAAAGATGAACATAAAGAAAGAGCCTGACCCCGGCCGGGATCAGGCTCTTTACGTGAGAAGCAATTTGAAAAATCGGGGAATCTCCAGGGCCCCGGTCAGGCAGCTCATGACACCGGCAAGTACTTCGACAAATACCGACAGGTGACAGGCACCCCTCGAAATGTATGGAGGAAACGAAAAGGGTTTCTTGAATTTTATATAGGATGATGTAAAGAGGAAAGAGGCGGGGAAGTTGGAAGATGAGACATTAAAGCAATCAATAGAAAAAGTTATGGATGAGGAAATGTTTTCGGGAGCAGTAATGATAAACAAGGGCAGCCGGACCTTGTTTACGTCTGCAGCCGGTTTTGCCAACCGGGCGGATCAGCTTCCGAATACCGTCGACACGCGATTCGGTATCGCGTCCGGATGCAAACTGTTTACTGCCATTGCGGTTTGCCAGCTTGCTGAACAGGGGAAGATATTACTTGATGACAGGCTTAAAGACTGTCTTGATATTGAATTTTCCGGGTTTGATGAAAACATTACCGTCCATCATCTGCTGACCCACAGTGCAGGGATACCTGATTATTTTGATGAGGCGGTAATGGATGACTTTGAAGATCTCTGGAAACTGACGCCTATGTATCTTTTAAGGACGTTAGAGGACTTTCTGCCTTTATTTCGGGACGGGCAAATGATGTTTCGGCCGGGGGAGAAATTTCACTACAATAATGCAGGATATATTTTGCTGGGGCTGATCATCGAACAGCAATCCGGGCTTTCTTTTCAGGAATATGTAGAAAGGGAAATCTTTAAGCCATGCGGGATGGATCGGTCCGGCTATTTTGCGCTTGACCAGCTTCCTGGGAGTACGGCATATGGTTATCTTGATATGGAGGATGGGTCATACAAAACTAATATATATTCGATTCCAGCCACGGGAGGAGCAGACGGGGGTGCATTTGTGACGGCGCCGGACATGGTGAAATTGTGGGACGGTTTACTTGGTCATAAGCTTTTAAGCGAAGAATATACCCGTTTACTGATGACTCCGCATATCCACGTGAAAAAGGGAGTTTCTTATGGGTATGGAATGTGGATTAATGACCGTGACGGTTCTATTTATAAGTATCACGTTATGGGCTATGACCCGGGCGTGAGCTTCCACTCTGCCTATTACCCTGATGCGGATGCGAGGATAACAGCCGTATCTAACTTGAGCTCAGGTGCGTTTGCTGTGATGAAGGCGGCGGAAGAGGCAATGTTCTTGTAGGTGCCTGCCCCCCGGTCCAGGAAAACAGTAACATACCGGGGGGCAGGCGCCTTCTAGGGCAAAAAAATGCCTGTCTCCGATGATTCCGGAGGACAGGCATCTTTTCGGCAAATAACGACAAGTGACAGGCACCTGTCAAGCTTTGAAGAAAGAGCCGTTCAACATTTCCACAGCATCGCCGATATTGGCAGGATGCCCCATTTCAATCAGTGTTTCGCCGATCAAAACGACTGCTTTTTCAAGCATGTCTTCGGTGACATTTCCCATGTGGCCGATTCGGAATGCTTTGCCGGCGAGATGGGCAAGTGCGCCTGCGACGATCAGTCCTTTTTCGGCCAGAGCGGCACGGAATGCAGCATCATCGACTCCTTCCGGGTAGAGGATGCAGCTCAATGTTGCGGCAGCGGCTTCCTCGTCTGCAATAGCTTTCATGCCATATACGGAAAGGGCTGACCGGATTCCTTTTCCGAGGGCCTCATGGCGTGTGATGCGTTTTTCCATGCCTTCCTCCATGACGAGCCTCATTCCTTCATTATATGCATAGATCAGGTTCACCGGCGGGGTGGCGAAGTATTTTTGCGGGTCATGCATGATCGGAATCCAGTTGTAAATGTCGGAATAATAACCGGGCACATGTCCGATCTTTTCGCGGGCAGCGAGCGCCGATTGGTTAAAGGCGACGATGGCAAGGCCAGGCGGAACACCGATCGCTTTCTGGGCGCCGGTCAGCACGACATCAATTTTGGCGTTTTCATCGCCATATGTCTTGCTCATGTCTTCTTCCATCGCGGCTGTTGCACATACACCATCGACAATGACGAGCGCCCCGTGTTTTTTGATGACTGGCACCAGTGCATCAAGATCGGCGGCTACGCCTGTTGAGGTGTCGGCATGCGTGATTGTGACTGCCTTGAAATCTCTGGAGGCGAGTTTTTCATCGACCAGTGCCGGATCCACCTGCTTTCCCCATTCAGATTGAAGCATGTCGACATTATAGCCGAATGCTTCTCCCAGCTTAATGAAGCGGTCTCCGAAAAAACCATGGCTGATGACCAGGATGTCCGCCCCGGATGGCACAGTATTGATCAGCGCCATTTCCATTGCGAGTGTCCCTGATCCGGAAATGACAAATACTTCCCCGTCTGTCTTGAACATGGCCTTTGTCTTCTCAAGAGCGCTCCGGTAAATGTCTGCGAACCTGGCATCGGTATGGCTTCTGGTTTCCTGCGCAAGGGCATCATAAATGGAATCGACAACAGGTGTCGGTCCCGGTATAAGCAGCATTTCTTTATTGCGCAACTCTTCCATCCTCCTTATTAATAACGTAATAGAACACATTCTATGTTTATTATACAGAAAAATCTAGCTATTCTGTTCTGGCCTTTTGTAGACTTTTTAACAATAAATAGGTTTGTCCGATGTCTGCAGTAAAGGGTTTTGCCATGCTGGGGCAGTCAGAGAGCAGCGCCCGGCAACCAACGGTAACGTTTTTCCTATTTTTGGTTTTAACAGTTTTACTCATCAAATGCCTGGGAAACGCCGTATTACAACAAAATAAAAATCCCAAATCTACAAGGAGGCATCTAGAGATGGAAAACAGACATGTAATTGGGGTTTATGAGTCCTCAGAAGAAGTGATTAACAAATTTGAAAATAATAATCGCCAAAACCAGGATTCCGCTGGCTTCTCAGTCATCGGTGAAGATAAAAATGAAGTCGAGCGTGTATCTGACGAACTTGGTGTTGATATGGAGCCGCTTAATAGTGATGAAAACAAGCAGGGCGGCGGATTTCTGGACAAAATCACTTCCGCACTAAAAGGTGAACATGAAGCACCCGTAGAAGATACCCTCATGGAAATGGGTGTTCCGGAAGACGAAGCACAAGAATATGCACCTGAACTCGAACAGGGCAAGATGCTTGTTGTAGGTGACCCGGAACTGGCGGCAAATGAAGGTGCAGATGTCACCGCAGGCACACCTCCAGCAACTGGAACAGGTACTGAGTTGAACAGTTGAAGATGAACGTGACATCCAATTGCGTGAAGAACAGCTCGACCTCAATAAACGAGAGGCGGAAGCCGGCGATGTCGAAATCGAAAAAGAAGTCGTGGAGGATACTGAAACGGTGAACGTGCCGGTTTCACGTGAAGAAGTTTATGTGAAAAAACGTCCTGTCCATGACGAGGAGACAGCAGAAGTGAACGCAAACTCCCTGAAAGAGGACGAAGAATACCACATACCGGTAATGAAAGAAGATGTCGAGGTCCGGAAAAAGCCGGTCGTTTCCGATGAAGTTGTTGTCGGTAAACGGGAGGTGGAAAATGAGGAGCAAGTCAGGGAAGACGTGAAACATGAGGAACTTCATGTAAAAGGTGAAGGAAACCTGGATGTCGATGAGGACAAGAACGTTTTCAATGACTCGGTGAACAGCAAGTACGACGACAACTCAATGAACAGCAGATATGACAAGCAATAAGCCTAAGTGCTGAACGGTGTCTGTCCCCGGCGCATCAAAGCGCCGGGGGACAGGCACCGTTTTAGTTTCTAACCTCGGTCACAGTCACAATCTTATACCCTTTCGCCTTCAAAACCGGAATCACACGGTCGACTGCTTCAGGCGTGTTGATGCCGCCGATATGCATAAGCACTATATCCCCGTTGCTGGCATTGGCAGTAATTCGGGAGACGAGATAATCCACTGACGGCTGTTTCCAGTCGAGTGTATCGAGTGACCACTGGATACTGTATGGGTAGCCGGCCTGGCCTACAGCTTTCAAGGCGGTGGTATTATAGGCTCCATATGGGAAGCGGAAATAAGGGCGCGGACTTTTGCCGGTTGCAAGAACAATCGCTCTTTCCGCTCTTGCCATCTCCTGGAGGATCGCATCGTAGCTGATAGCTGTAAAGTCAGGATGGGAATACGAATG
This genomic window contains:
- a CDS encoding Ig-like domain-containing protein — its product is MKKSTLRKRFKKVIVLLSIFLLTIINGLGATVLAAGGNSGSTETGGEKTYTITIHAEGLDNETQAHVTLSKKAEAGEPPVTMSGDTVNHQIVFKQVPPGGSATITGSGIAGYEGPVPLIIELKQAQGNFQKSGTLLYKKVERIGVTGITIDKSAVSLLKGQQEKITASIVPANASNQAVSWTSSDQGVAIVDASGNVSAKASGTANVTAAITDGNQTFTATASVTVKEITGFQPLETITAQTGEVITLPAEVTAVLNDGSTLQVPVSWDGTNGQAVFKEPGTETLTGTVTGTAEKPVLTIEVTGSTAVEVKTAVLDANTQSLFIGETKTLSIIEYTPEGASLQALVWKSDGSAVSVQKTGDPAVVELTGTAAGSSVVTVEKLDGTPLAECLVTVAADPAVTDPAYIVATTEDSAEAVDQFEDKESVFIRAYGMPEGTYHVKVEQKGSDPLLGDGTVDIAFNEQGEAIFNLYDVTGFEETENFSKSYFVYMSQDPVFPPGDDEDGIPKTFQDNFKIGSPIPTGAIGVNVVVEENGQIISLDPELKGMDVILGREIKDKTAAETQLEDYLNPLYDGTDATSKYSDEAKLIGEVQADGSVVWGTPKEVLKIGGYILLIELPDGYTSNLDQLNPDSEDGELLKEVHIERDTDIYRQIVLKKTAVDDGDEGPDVTLSAPQLSVYIGGTANLSIIDFFPADLDLATLEWDSSNPEIANVTVGDDPALAAIEGLSAGYASITVKTTDGEPLASCYVSVGADPSVVDPFRIVATTEDSEEPVDQFLSKEDVYIRGYNLPAGDYHVKVEQSGSNPLLGEGMFTVGEGEDLVGFNLYEITEFRDTTNFSKSYVVYMSQNSDYPMGDDENGIPKTFQDNFKIGSPIPTGNLNVDVAQLRGGVIGPVDSIIVGKDVILGREIKDKTAIETTYQDYLNPLYINELATPGISKYTDEAKLIGHIQAGGSVKWDPPKEVLKIGGYILLVELPDGFISNLDMLNPDSDDGELLKEIHITRNSVIEREIIIQNISYTGPGDSPVEENPDEGDSGGVPIEEGEDNDDGDEPQVDGDSEGDDGGVPGDGSAGDPSAPPSEGGTDQPGPPDAAPGDGQGGTEQPKKKTVITKPVVKDGKAAIPDAAVESLADKGNIHVDVKDTGKDPVINVVLTEKQVRLLKAKQAAVTIARGGLNIKVPSSILGDEEDVIIIIKRLQDIPEALSEVYDITIKQGNKTISQFDEGILLTFTVNTRTNSNPEQGKIFYLNEETNKWELIGGEYHEGKVSGYTRHLSTFTVLGNSEDEEGQTPNPFNLVSASTNGTNVQLLPNTAGNRYDLLLVGFTLAAFGLALFLLNSRNKARVRTKR
- a CDS encoding serine hydrolase domain-containing protein; amino-acid sequence: MEDETLKQSIEKVMDEEMFSGAVMINKGSRTLFTSAAGFANRADQLPNTVDTRFGIASGCKLFTAIAVCQLAEQGKILLDDRLKDCLDIEFSGFDENITVHHLLTHSAGIPDYFDEAVMDDFEDLWKLTPMYLLRTLEDFLPLFRDGQMMFRPGEKFHYNNAGYILLGLIIEQQSGLSFQEYVEREIFKPCGMDRSGYFALDQLPGSTAYGYLDMEDGSYKTNIYSIPATGGADGGAFVTAPDMVKLWDGLLGHKLLSEEYTRLLMTPHIHVKKGVSYGYGMWINDRDGSIYKYHVMGYDPGVSFHSAYYPDADARITAVSNLSSGAFAVMKAAEEAMFL
- a CDS encoding pyridoxal-phosphate-dependent aminotransferase family protein, with protein sequence MRNKEMLLIPGPTPVVDSIYDALAQETRSHTDARFADIYRSALEKTKAMFKTDGEVFVISGSGTLAMEMALINTVPSGADILVISHGFFGDRFIKLGEAFGYNVDMLQSEWGKQVDPALVDEKLASRDFKAVTITHADTSTGVAADLDALVPVIKKHGALVIVDGVCATAAMEEDMSKTYGDENAKIDVVLTGAQKAIGVPPGLAIVAFNQSALAAREKIGHVPGYYSDIYNWIPIMHDPQKYFATPPVNLIYAYNEGMRLVMEEGMEKRITRHEALGKGIRSALSVYGMKAIADEEAAAATLSCILYPEGVDDAAFRAALAEKGLIVAGALAHLAGKAFRIGHMGNVTEDMLEKAVVLIGETLIEMGHPANIGDAVEMLNGSFFKA
- a CDS encoding general stress protein, producing the protein MENRHVIGVYESSEEVINKFENNNRQNQDSAGFSVIGEDKNEVERVSDELGVDMEPLNSDENKQGGGFLDKITSALKGEHEAPVEDTLMEMGVPEDEAQEYAPELEQGKMLVVGDPELAANEGADVTAGTPPATGTGTELNS
- a CDS encoding YsnF/AvaK domain-containing protein, whose protein sequence is MREEQLDLNKREAEAGDVEIEKEVVEDTETVNVPVSREEVYVKKRPVHDEETAEVNANSLKEDEEYHIPVMKEDVEVRKKPVVSDEVVVGKREVENEEQVREDVKHEELHVKGEGNLDVDEDKNVFNDSVNSKYDDNSMNSRYDKQ